The Gadus macrocephalus chromosome 20, ASM3116895v1 genome includes a region encoding these proteins:
- the idh1 gene encoding isocitrate dehydrogenase [NADP] cytoplasmic: MSQKIKAGSVVEMQGDEMTRVIWELIKEKLIFPYLEMDMHSYDLGMESRDATDDRVTVEAAEAVQRYNVGIKCATITPDENRVEEFKLKQMWRSPNGTIRNILGGTVFREAIICKNIPRLVPGWVKPIIIGRHAHGDQYKATDFVVPGPGKVEMTYTPAKGEPVKYVVYEFKESGGVALGMYNTDSSIKDFAHSSFQMGITKGWPLYLSTKNTILKKYDGRFKDIFQEIYEKEYRAQFEAKGIWYEHRLIDDMVAQCMKSDGGFIWACKNYDGDVQSDSVAQGYGSLGMMTSVLLCPDGKTVESEAAHGTVTRHYRQHQQGKETSTNPIASIFAWTRGLLHRAKLDSNVELRVFSESLEAVCIETIEAGFMTKDLAICIKGLSGVTRADYLNTFEFLDKIAENLKMKLANQPKL; this comes from the exons ATGTCCCAGAAGATCAAGGCGGGGTCCGTGGTGGAGATGCAAGGAGACGAGATGACTCGGGTCATCTGGGAACTCATTAAGGAGAAGCTCATCTTTCCATACCTGGAGATGGACATGCACAG ctACGACCTGGGCATGGAGAGCCGCGACGCCACGGACGACCGCGTGACggtggaggcggcggaggcggtGCAGCGCTACAACGTGGGCATCAAGTGCGCCACCATCACGCCCGACGAGAACCGCGTGGAGGAGTTCAAGCTGAAGCAGATGTGGCGCTCGCCCAACGGCACCATCCGCAACATCCTGGGCGGCACCGTGTTCCGGGAGGCCATCATCTGCAAGAACATCCCCCGGCTGGTGCCGGGCTGGGTGAAGCCCATCATCATCGGCAGGCACGCCCACGGAGatcag TACAAGGCCACAGACTTTGTTGTGCCAGGGCCAGGGAAAGTGGAGATGACCTACACACCAGCGAAGGGAGAGCCGGTCAAGTACGTTGTGTACGAGTTTAAGG AATCCGGTGGGGTGGCCCTGGGGATGTACAACACTGACAGTTCCATCAAGGACTTTGCACACAGCTCCTTCCAGATGGGCATCACCAAAGGCTGGCCGCTCTATCTGAGCACCAAGAACACCATCCTGAAGAAATACGACGGGCGCTTCAAAGACATCTTCCAGGAGATCTACGAAAA AGAGTACCGCGCCCAGTTTGAGGCCAAGGGGATCTGGTACGAGCATCGGCTCATCGACGACATGGTGGCCCAGTGCATGAAGTCCGACGGCGGCTTCATCTGGGCCTGCAAGAACTACGACGGAGACGTGCAGTCGGACTCCGTGGCCCAAG gcTACGGCTCGCTAGGCATGATGACCAGCGTGTTGCTCTGTCCGGATGGGAAGACGGTAGAATCGGAAGCGGCCCACGGCACGGTGACCCGCCACTACAGGCAGCACCAGCAGGGCAAGGagacctccaccaaccccatcg CCTCCATCTTTGCGTGGACGCGGGGCCTGCTCCACAGGGCCAAGCTTGACAGCAACGTGGAGCTCCGGGTGTTCTCTGAGTCCCTGGAGGCCGTCTGCATCGAGACCATCGAGGCGGGCTTCATGACCAAGGACCTCGCCATCTGCATCAAAGGACTCTCAGG TGTGACGCGTGCAGACTACCTCAACACCTTTGAGTTCCTGGACAAGATTGCTGAGAACCTGAAGATGAAGCTGGCCAACCAGCCCAAGCTGTGA